Below is a window of Micromonospora chersina DNA.
TGTTCAACGCGCCCTCGACCTGCTTGGCCGGCCGCCCACCGGTGATCTGGGAGAACGGGTCGGTGCGGGCCAGGTCGCCGTTGAGGTTGCGGGCGTAGAGCCACGCGCCGGCGCCGCCCAGCAGCGCCAGCACCAGCACGGCGACGCCGGCCACCAGACCGATCCGTCCCCAGCGGGGACGGGGGCCGCGCCGGCCGGGACCGCCCGCGCCGCCGCCCGGCCCGTCCGGGCCGGTCGGTCCACCCGGGCCGCCGGGCCCGCCGGAGCGCGGCTCCTCGTCGTACGAGGGGTACCAGCGTGCGTCGGTCGCGCGGGCACGCCCAGTGGTGCCCCGGCCGGAGCCGGGAACCTGGGCGCGGCCCGCGCTCCGGCTCAGGGGTGCGGGGAACGGGACGCCGGCAGACGAGGTCGCTGACATGTAACCGAGGGTAGGTCGGTCGAGCCACCCGCGCCCTGAGGCGCAGCCGGGTGTCAGCCTCTTCCCAGCGGGACTCAGTACCCTAGCCGGCCGCGGAAGTACTCGATCGTGCGTCGGAGACCGTCTTCGGGCGCCACGGTGGGTTCGTATCCCAGCAGCTCACGGGCGAGGGTCAGATCGGGGCGGCGCATCTCCGGATCGTCGGCGGAGCGGGTGATGTAGCTCACCTCGGAGCTGCTTCCGGTGAGTGACACGATCGTCTCGGCCAGTTGCCGCATCGACATCTCGTGCTCGGTGCCGCAGTTGATCGGGCCGGTCTCGGTCGAGTCGAGCAGCAGCAGGATGCCGCGCACCAGGTCGTCGACGTAGCAGATCGACCGGGTCTGGTTGCCGGTGCCGTGCACGGTGATCGGCTCGCCGCGCAGCGCCTGGGAGATGAAGGTCGGGATGGCCCGGCCGTCGTCCGGGCGCATCCGCGGGCCGTACGTGTTGAAGATCCGGACGATCGCGGTGTCGGTGCCCCGGCTGCGGTGGTAGGCCATGGTGGCCGCCTCCGAGAAGCGCTTCGCCTCGTCGTAGACACTCCGGATGCCGATCGGGTTGACGTTGCCCCAGTACGTCTCGCGCTGCGGGTGCTCCTTCGGGTCCCCGTACGCCTCGGAGGTGGAGGCCATCAGGAACCGGGCGCCGTCGGCGGTGGCCCGCTCCAGCAGGTGCAGGGTGGCCACCGAGCCGACCCGCAGGATCTCCACCGGCAGCTTCTCGAAGTCGGTGGGGCTGGCCGGGGAGGCCATGTGCAGGATCGCGTCGAACCGCTCGGCCATCGCCGGGTGGTCGGTCGGCAGCCCCTCGGAGATGTCCGCCTCGACAAGCGAGAAGGTCGGCTTCTCGAGCAGGTGCGCGATGTTGTCCTTGGAGCCGGTGACGAAGTTGTCCAGCACCACGACCGTGCAGTCGCGCTCGATGAGCCGGTCGACCAGGTGCGACGGGACGAAGCCGGCGCCGCCGGTGACGAGGATGCGATGTCCGGAGCCGAAGCGGGGAGCGACCTTCATGCCGGCCAGCCTACTCAAGCCGGTGGGCCGGAGCCGACGACGGCTCCGGCCCACCGGGGTGGGGGGTGTGGTCAGTGCGCGCCCGCGCCGGTGAGCGAGCGCACCTCCAGTTCGGCGTACTTCTCCTCGTCGTGCTCCTTCGACAGCAGCGTGCCGATCCAGCCGCAGAGGAAGCCGAACGGGATCGAGATGATGCCCGGGTTCGACAGCGGGAACCAGTGCCAGTCGTGGTCGGGGAACATGGCCGTCGGCGCCCCGGAGACGACCGGGGAGAAGAAGACCAGCACCACGGCGGCGAGCAGGCCGCCGTAGATGGCCCAGACCGCGCCCGACGTGTTGAACCGCTTCCAGAACAGGCTGTAGAGGATCGCGGGCAGGTTGCCCGACGCGGCGACCGCGAAGGCCAGCGCCACCAGGAACGCCACGTTCAGGCTCTGCGCGAAGATCGACAGCACGATGGCCACCAGGCCGATCACCAGGGCGGAGATCCGGGCGACGGTCACCTCCTGGCGCTCCGACGCCTGCCCGTTCTTCAGCACGTTCGCGTAGAAGTCGTGCGCCAGGCTCGACGACGAGGCCAGGGTGAGCCCGGCGACCACCGCCAGGATCGTGGCGAAGGCGACCGCCGCGATGATCGCCAGCAGCGTCGCCCCGCCCAGGTTCCCGCCGAAGAAGTCCTTGCCGAGCGCCTCGGCGAGCTGCGGGGCGGCCGTGTTGCCGGCCTTGTCCTGCGCGGTGATCGCCGTACCGCCGACGAGCGCCGCCGCGCCGAAGCCGAGGGCCAGGGTGAGCAGGTAGAAGGTGCCGATGATGCCGATGGCCCAGAGCACGCTCTTCCGGGCCGCCTTCGCGGTCGGCACGGTGTAGAAGCGGATCAGGATGTGCGGCAGGCCGGCGGTGCCGAGCACGAGCGCGATGCCCAGCGAGAGCAGGTCCATCTTGCTGTAGAAGGTCTTCAGCGCGTCGCCCTGTGTCTCGACGCCGTAGCGCAACCCGGGTTCGAGGAAGGCCGCTCCCTTGCCCGAGGCATCGGCCGCGTCGCCGAGCAGCGAGGACAGGTTGAACTTGTACTTGGCCAGCACCAGCAGGGTCATCACGATAGCGCCGGTCATCAGCAGGAACGCCTTGACGATCTGGACGTACGTGGTGCCCTTCATCCCGCCGACCGTGACGTAGATGATCATCAGGGCGCCGACCAGGAAGATCGTCGCGGCCTTCGCGGTGTCGGCGTCCATGCCCAGGAAGGTCGTGCCGGGCTTGATGCCGAGCAGGAGGGCGACGAGCGCGCCCGCACCGACCATCTGGGCCAGCAGGTAGAAGATCGACACCGTGATGGTGGAGACCGCGGCCGCGGTGCGGACCGGACGCTGGCGCATCCGGAAGGCCAGCACGTCCGCCATCGTGTACCGGCCGGAGTTGCGCAGCAGTTCGGCGACGAGCAGCAGCGCCACCAGCCAGGCGACCAGGAAGCCGATCGAGTAGAGGAAGCCGTCGTAGCCGTACAGGGCGATGATGCCGGCGATGCCCAGGAAGGACGCGGCGGACATGTAGTCGCCGCCGATCGCCATGCCGTTCTGGAAGCCGGAGAAGGACCGGCCGCCCGCGTAGAAGTCGGTGGCGGTCTTGGTCTGCCGGCTGGCCCAGACGGTGATCGCCAGCGTGATCGCCACGAAGACCAGGAACAGCGTGATGGTCAGGTTGCGGGCCGTGGTGCTGCCCGCCTCAGCCGCGAGGACCGTGCTCATGGGTCACCTCCCCCACCTCGGCGCGGAGCCGGTCGGCCACCGGGTCGATCTTCCGGTCGGCGAACCGCGAGTAGAGCCAGGCGATGACGAACGTGGAGACGAACTGGAGCAGGCCGAAGACCAGGGCGACGTTGATGTTGCCGACCAGCTTCGTGCCCATGAAACCCCGCGCGTACGCGGAGAGGATGACGTAGAGCGCGTACCACAGGAAGAACGCGACGGTCATCGGGAAGACGAAGCCGCGCAGCGCGCGCCGCAACCCGGCGAACTCGTCCGACCGCTGGACGGCGAGGTACCGTTCCGCCGCCGACTCGGCGGGTGCGGACGCGGGTGTGTCCGTGGACATCTGTGGATCACCACCTTCGCAGGCGTGGGGAGTTTTCGCGCACGGTAGAGAGCGCGCTCCCCGCCGGGGAAGGCTCGGATCGGCGACGGTCGACGGCTGCGCCGAACGGCAGTCCGGCTGCGCCGAGTGACCCAGGTCACTCCGCTCACCGGTCGGTGGTCAGTCGGTCAGACCCCGGTAGCGGCCGCGGTAGTGCAGCAGCGGCGGGGTGTCCTCGGCCAGGTCGACCGCCTCGATGGTCGCCTCGACCAGCAGGCCCCAGCCGTACTCCCGGGTGGCGTCGAGGCGGCACCCCGCCCAGCCGCCGGCGTCCGCGGGCACCGGCCCGTACGGCGTGTCGGTCCAGGAGTCGAGGGCGAACAGGCCGCCCGGCGACGGGAAGAGGCCGGCGAACCGGTCGGCGAGCTGCCGGTGCTGCGGGCCGAGCGGCGCGACCGCGAACCGGCCCGCCTCCTCCACCGCCGCCCACAGGTCCGACTCCGGGTCGACCAGCCCGAGCAGCCGGTCCGGCTCCCCCTCGGCCACCAGGGTGGACGAGACGGTCAGCCCCGCCGGGCCGGGCGCGGTCCAGAGCGTCACCGCGGCGGCCAGCCGGCCACGCAGCCGGCGGACCGGCGAGCGCTGCCCGGCCGGCACGGCGAACGGGTCGGTGTGGTGGATCTCGGCGCCCGGCTCATGATTCACGTGAAACATTGTGCCGCCCCGGCCCCGCGCCCAGCCCAGGAAGCGCCGGTGCAGGTCCCGGGCGCCGGGAAGCTGCTCGGTGGCCTCGGCCAGAAGGCGGCCCAGGAAGAACAGCAGTGCGGTCCGGTCGTGCCGGTACTCCACCAGCAGCGCGAGCCGCGCCGGCTGGCAGGGCCAGTGCGCGCCACAAGCCCGACACCGCCATGCCGGCCGCATGGCGACGTGCGCCGGAACCGGCCTCTTCCAGATCTTGGACGAATTGAGCCCCTCTGAGGGCCGTTTCCGACCAAGATCTCGGCGGTCGTTCCCCATCAAGCGCCTCCCGGGATGAGGGTCGCCCCGGCCGGGGGATGGCCGGGGCGACCTGCCGCAGGACCGGCCGCCGGGTCATCGCCTCCACCAGCCGGGCCGCGCCCCTCCACCCTGGACTCGGCGGGATCGGCGCGGGAGGATGCCAGGGCTTACTACCGAGCGCGACCACGTACTTACCGGGGACGTAAGGATGAACATCGAGGTGTGGATCCGGGCATTGAAGGCCGCTCGGGCCGGTGCGGACGTCTCCCAGGAAGGGCTGGCGGCGGAGATCAGGTGGAGCCCGTCAACAGTGGCCGCCATCGAGACCGGGCGACGCCGGCCGACAATGGAGTTCGCCGTCGCCGCCGACCAGGCCCTCGGCACCGGCGGCCTCCTCGCCCAACTGTTGAAGGCCGCCGACCAGGAACGCGGCCCGTCATGGTTCGTGCCCTGGCGTGGCTACGAACAGCAGGCGGTCAGACTTCGCGCCTTCGAGGCATGCCTGGTCCCGGGACTGTTGCAGACCGAGGACTACGCCCGTGCGGTGATCTCGACGGGCGGCCTGCATCCGCCCGGCACCGCTGACGAACTGGTGGCCGTCCGGCTGGAGCGGCAACAACTGCTGCACCGGGACGAGCCGCCGCACTGTGTGTTTCTGCTGGACGAAACCGCCGTCCGGCGACCGGTCGGTGGGCCGGCGGTGCTCGATGCTCAGCTCGCGCGCCTGCTGGAGGTGGCCGAGCTGCCGGCTGTGCGGCTGCATGTCGTCCCGCTTGCTGTAGGCGAGCATGCCGGGCTCGGTGGCGGCTTCGTGCTGGCCGAGTTGCCGGACTCCGAGCGGGTGCTCTACCTGGAAAACGCCGCGCGTGGACACGTCATCGACGATCCCGAGACCATCGGCTTGATCGAGCGGAAGTGGGATAGCCTCCTCGGCGAAGCGCTGTCCACGGGAGCCTCACTGGATCTCATCCGGAAGTTGAAGGTGACGCCATGACCACCGCCGAGCCCCGCTGGCGCACGTCGTCGCGATCGACGGACTCCGGCGGCAACTGCGTCGAGGTGGCGGACAACATGCCCGGGGTGGTGCTGGTGCGGGACAGCAAGGATCGGTCCGGGCCCACGCTCGCCTTCACCCCGGACGCCTGGCGCGCCTTCGTGAACGCTGGCCTCCCGACCTTGGAGACTTTCCGTTCGAGGTGAACGGAAAGTCGCCAGGATTTACCGGTGGCCCTCCGGGAGGGAGCGGCGGGCGGCGGCCAGCACCTCGGGGTCGGCGCAGCCGGCGGCGTACCCGGCGATCCGGCGGCGGATGTCCCGGCGCAGCAGCCAGACACCGATCCGCTCGGCGACCGGCCGCAGGAACGCCGGCCGGCACCGGAAGTTGTACCGCCAGGTGGCCACTGTCGTGCCCGGCTCCGGGCCGGGTGCGAACCGCCACCCACCGCCGAACCGCTCGAAGAACCAGGGCCCGCGGACCATCTTCATGCCCACGTTCGTGGGCGGGGCCCAGGAGACGTACTCGCTGACCATGACGAGGCCGTGCCGGGAGCGGGTGAAGGTGCGCACGCCCCGGCCGGGGCGGGTCGCCCCGTCGACGAAGTGCTGCTCGCGGACGAACGGGTCCCAGCGGTAGCGGACCGGCGCCACGGTCTGCGACACGGCGAAGGCCACCTCCGGGGGGACCGGAACGGTGGCCACCGCCTCGACGACCGGCATCAGCGCCTCGGGGTTACGGCGGCCAGCAGCTCCGGCTGCCGGTGGTCCAGCACGTCCCCGGCCAGGTACGCGCCGAGCAGCGCGGCGCCGAGCCCGTACGCCAGGCCGACCGGCAGGGCCAGCCAGAGCCAGACGTCGCCGAGCAGCGCGGCGGCCACCACCACGGGCAGCCCCGCCACCGCCGAGGTCACCATCGACACCAGGGCGTACAGGCTCTTCGCGATCCCGGAGCCGGTGTTCATGGCGAACGGGTTGCTGGTCTCCGGCAGCGCGTAGCCGCCGAGCACCGAGACCGTCGCGTTGATCGCCAGCCCGCAGCCGTACGCGGCGAACAGCCCGCCGGCCATCACGCCGAGCCAGCCGGGTCGCCCGAGCACGACGGCCAGCACCACGGCGACCGCGGCGAGGATCGGCACCACGTAGAGCGAGAACGCGACCATCCGGGCCCGCAGCTCCACCCGACCCGGCACGCCCGCCACCACGTTGGCCGCGTACGCGCTGCCGTCGAAGCCGAACTGGTTGGCCAGGGTCACCGAGGCGAGCACCCCGACGAACAGCATCGATAGGCTGACCAGCACCGGGGACGAGTTGGCGGTGGCCTGACCGAACGCGGCCCCGCCCTCGGTGGCGAACCGGGAGCCGCCCAGGTTGACCATCACCGGCACGAAGATGCCGACCACCGCCACGGTGATGAGGTTGGCCCGCCGCCGGGCGTCCCGCCACCAGTAGCGGCACTCCCGGGCGACAAGCGCCCCGAACCGGTCCCGCTGCGCCCAGCCGACCGCCCGGGGGAAGAGCTGCCCGACCGCGCCAGCGGCCGCCGCGCCGCGCCGGTCCCGGGCCGGCCCGGCGCTCGCCGCGCCCACCATTGCCGACTCCAGCGACCGCGACCACCAGAGCAGGAGCACGCCGATCGCCGCCACGGTGATCAGCAGCTTCAGCACGGCCGCGACGGGATGCCCCCCGGCCACCTCGACACCGGCCGTCCAGGGCGCCCCGAACGGCGTCCAGCCCACCACCCGGGCCACCCCGGTGAGGCGGTCCCAGTCGGCCTGCTGGACCGCGCCGACCACAAGCAACTGCAACGGGCCGAGCAGCGCGGCGAGCACCGCGAGCAGCACGGCGGCCAGGTCGCGTACCCGGCGGGAACGGAGCATGGTGGCGAAGGCGCTGGTCACCGCGCGGGCGCCGGCCACGCAGAGCAGCAGGCCGAGGAGCACCCCGAGCACCGCGACAAGCGCGGCGAACGAGCCGCCCAGCGCGCCGGCGGTGACCACCAGCCCGGCGACCGTCACCAGTGTCGCCAGCACCGGGACGCTGACCAGGGCGGCCGCGAGCAGGCCGGTGACCAGGGTGCGGCGGGAGAGCGGGAGCAGCGCGAACCGGGCCGGGTCCAGGGTCTCGTCCACGCCGAAGAAGACCAGCGGCAGCAGCAGCCAGCCGAGGGCCAGCAGGCCGCCGCCGAACGCGGCGGTCATGAGCGCGTACCGGGACTCACCGGCCAGGCCGGGCGCGGCGAACAGGAAGAAGCCCCCGACGGCGAACCAGAGCCCGAACAGCACGCCGCCCACGAACAGCGCGATCCGCCACGCCTGGGCGCGGAAGTTGTTGCGCAGCACCCGCAGCTTGAGGCGGACGAAGTGCCGGGGCGAGACGGCCCGGCCCGGCCGCTCGGCCGCGGTCACCGGGACAGCCACGACAGCTCCTCGCCCGTCGCCGTACGCCCGCCGACCACCTCGACGAAGACCTCCTCCAGCGACCGGTCGCCGCGCACCTCGGTGAGCGTGCCGACCCGCTTGATCCGGCCGTCGGCAAGGATCGCCACGTGCGAGCAGAGCCGCTCGACGACCTCCATGACGTGGCTGGAGAAGATCACCGTGCCGCCGCCCACGACGTAGCGGTGCAGGATGTCCCGGATCAGCGCCGCGGACACCGGGTCGACGGCCTCGAACGGCTCGTCCAGCACCAGCAGGCGGGGGCCGTGCAGCAGCGCGCAGGCCAGGCCGATCTTCTTCTTCATGCCGGCCGAGTAGTCGACCACCAGCGTGCGGCCGGCGTCGGTGAGCGCCAGCACGTCGAGCAGTTCCGCCGCCCGCTGGTCGACCACCGCCGGGTCCATGCCGCGCAGCAGACCCTGGTACGCCAGCAACTCCGCCCCGCTGAGCCGGTC
It encodes the following:
- a CDS encoding NAD-dependent epimerase/dehydratase family protein; translated protein: MKVAPRFGSGHRILVTGGAGFVPSHLVDRLIERDCTVVVLDNFVTGSKDNIAHLLEKPTFSLVEADISEGLPTDHPAMAERFDAILHMASPASPTDFEKLPVEILRVGSVATLHLLERATADGARFLMASTSEAYGDPKEHPQRETYWGNVNPIGIRSVYDEAKRFSEAATMAYHRSRGTDTAIVRIFNTYGPRMRPDDGRAIPTFISQALRGEPITVHGTGNQTRSICYVDDLVRGILLLLDSTETGPINCGTEHEMSMRQLAETIVSLTGSSSEVSYITRSADDPEMRRPDLTLARELLGYEPTVAPEDGLRRTIEYFRGRLGY
- a CDS encoding solute symporter family protein, producing MSTVLAAEAGSTTARNLTITLFLVFVAITLAITVWASRQTKTATDFYAGGRSFSGFQNGMAIGGDYMSAASFLGIAGIIALYGYDGFLYSIGFLVAWLVALLLVAELLRNSGRYTMADVLAFRMRQRPVRTAAAVSTITVSIFYLLAQMVGAGALVALLLGIKPGTTFLGMDADTAKAATIFLVGALMIIYVTVGGMKGTTYVQIVKAFLLMTGAIVMTLLVLAKYKFNLSSLLGDAADASGKGAAFLEPGLRYGVETQGDALKTFYSKMDLLSLGIALVLGTAGLPHILIRFYTVPTAKAARKSVLWAIGIIGTFYLLTLALGFGAAALVGGTAITAQDKAGNTAAPQLAEALGKDFFGGNLGGATLLAIIAAVAFATILAVVAGLTLASSSSLAHDFYANVLKNGQASERQEVTVARISALVIGLVAIVLSIFAQSLNVAFLVALAFAVAASGNLPAILYSLFWKRFNTSGAVWAIYGGLLAAVVLVFFSPVVSGAPTAMFPDHDWHWFPLSNPGIISIPFGFLCGWIGTLLSKEHDEEKYAELEVRSLTGAGAH
- a CDS encoding DUF485 domain-containing protein translates to MSTDTPASAPAESAAERYLAVQRSDEFAGLRRALRGFVFPMTVAFFLWYALYVILSAYARGFMGTKLVGNINVALVFGLLQFVSTFVIAWLYSRFADRKIDPVADRLRAEVGEVTHEHGPRG
- a CDS encoding flavin reductase family protein — protein: MEYRHDRTALLFFLGRLLAEATEQLPGARDLHRRFLGWARGRGGTMFHVNHEPGAEIHHTDPFAVPAGQRSPVRRLRGRLAAAVTLWTAPGPAGLTVSSTLVAEGEPDRLLGLVDPESDLWAAVEEAGRFAVAPLGPQHRQLADRFAGLFPSPGGLFALDSWTDTPYGPVPADAGGWAGCRLDATREYGWGLLVEATIEAVDLAEDTPPLLHYRGRYRGLTD
- a CDS encoding helix-turn-helix domain-containing protein; amino-acid sequence: MNIEVWIRALKAARAGADVSQEGLAAEIRWSPSTVAAIETGRRRPTMEFAVAADQALGTGGLLAQLLKAADQERGPSWFVPWRGYEQQAVRLRAFEACLVPGLLQTEDYARAVISTGGLHPPGTADELVAVRLERQQLLHRDEPPHCVFLLDETAVRRPVGGPAVLDAQLARLLEVAELPAVRLHVVPLAVGEHAGLGGGFVLAELPDSERVLYLENAARGHVIDDPETIGLIERKWDSLLGEALSTGASLDLIRKLKVTP
- a CDS encoding DUF397 domain-containing protein; protein product: MTTAEPRWRTSSRSTDSGGNCVEVADNMPGVVLVRDSKDRSGPTLAFTPDAWRAFVNAGLPTLETFRSR
- a CDS encoding type II toxin-antitoxin system RatA family toxin, producing MPVVEAVATVPVPPEVAFAVSQTVAPVRYRWDPFVREQHFVDGATRPGRGVRTFTRSRHGLVMVSEYVSWAPPTNVGMKMVRGPWFFERFGGGWRFAPGPEPGTTVATWRYNFRCRPAFLRPVAERIGVWLLRRDIRRRIAGYAAGCADPEVLAAARRSLPEGHR
- a CDS encoding ABC transporter permease, coding for MAVPVTAAERPGRAVSPRHFVRLKLRVLRNNFRAQAWRIALFVGGVLFGLWFAVGGFFLFAAPGLAGESRYALMTAAFGGGLLALGWLLLPLVFFGVDETLDPARFALLPLSRRTLVTGLLAAALVSVPVLATLVTVAGLVVTAGALGGSFAALVAVLGVLLGLLLCVAGARAVTSAFATMLRSRRVRDLAAVLLAVLAALLGPLQLLVVGAVQQADWDRLTGVARVVGWTPFGAPWTAGVEVAGGHPVAAVLKLLITVAAIGVLLLWWSRSLESAMVGAASAGPARDRRGAAAAGAVGQLFPRAVGWAQRDRFGALVARECRYWWRDARRRANLITVAVVGIFVPVMVNLGGSRFATEGGAAFGQATANSSPVLVSLSMLFVGVLASVTLANQFGFDGSAYAANVVAGVPGRVELRARMVAFSLYVVPILAAVAVVLAVVLGRPGWLGVMAGGLFAAYGCGLAINATVSVLGGYALPETSNPFAMNTGSGIAKSLYALVSMVTSAVAGLPVVVAAALLGDVWLWLALPVGLAYGLGAALLGAYLAGDVLDHRQPELLAAVTPRR
- a CDS encoding ABC transporter ATP-binding protein gives rise to the protein MTDQHPALSLRGLAKRFDTKVAVAGVDLDVPTGSFYGLLGPNGAGKTTTLSMAVGLLRPDAGQARVLGYDVWADPVRAKGLLGVMPDGVRLFDRLSGAELLAYQGLLRGMDPAVVDQRAAELLDVLALTDAGRTLVVDYSAGMKKKIGLACALLHGPRLLVLDEPFEAVDPVSAALIRDILHRYVVGGGTVIFSSHVMEVVERLCSHVAILADGRIKRVGTLTEVRGDRSLEEVFVEVVGGRTATGEELSWLSR